A window of the Cannabis sativa cultivar Pink pepper isolate KNU-18-1 chromosome X, ASM2916894v1, whole genome shotgun sequence genome harbors these coding sequences:
- the LOC115703145 gene encoding glycosyltransferase BC10: MQQRAMPMEEGKDPGAGAGAGGIRTSQYKAMPLRLLQLFVLFLAFSITFAVISIYTIRHFGIYYSVMDTVKSSFQPCLEEPNGLEQWIKPPSNLIHTMSDKELLWRASFTSRIKQYPFKRVPKIAFMFLTKGPMPLAPLWEKFLKGHEGLYSVYVHSLPSFHSDFPPSSVFFGRHIPSQVSEWGRMSMCDAERRLIANALLDISNERFILLSESCIPIYNFSLIYHYITKSKYSFTGAFDDPGPFGRGRYNENMAPEVNITQWRKGSQWFEVNRKLAISIVQDTTFYPKFEKFCRPACYVDEHYFPTMLSIEASNQLANRSITWVDWSRGGAHPATFGRSDITDEFFKRLAGKQHCTYNNKNSTMCFLFARKFAPSALEPLLHMSTKYLGY; encoded by the exons ATGCAACAAAGGGCTATGCCTATGGAAGAGGGCAAGGACCCTGGAGCTGGAGCTGGAGCTGGTGGTATAAGGACAAGTCAATACAAGGCAATGCCCCTAAGATTGCTTcagttgtttgtattgtttctAGCTTTTTCTATTACTTTTGCTGTAATTAGCATATACACTATTCGCCATTTTGGAATATATTATAGTGTAATGGATACAGTTAAGTCAAGTTTCCAACCTTGTTTAGAGGAACCAAACGGATTGGAACAATGGATTAAGCCTCCTTCTAATTTGATACATACTATGAGTGATAAAGAGCTGTTGTGGAGGGCTTCTTTTACATCTAGAATAAAACAATATCCTTTCAAAAGGGTTCCAAAGATTGCTTTTATGTTCTTGACTAAGGGACCAATGCCACTTGCACCTCTTTGGGAAAAGTTCCTTAAAGGACATGAAGGATTGTATTCAGTTTATGTTCATTCACTCCCATCATTTCACTCTGATTTCCCTCCTTCATCAGTGTTTTTTGGGAGGCATATTCCCAGCCAG GTCTCAGAGTGGGGAAGGATGAGCATGTGTGATGCAGAAAGAAGACTTATCGCCAATGCATTGCTCGATATCTCCAACGAGCGGTTCATTCTGCTTTCTGAATCATGCATTCCTATCTACAACTTCAGCCTCATATACCACTACATAACCAAATCCAAATACAGTTTCACTGGGGCATTTGACGATCCAGGGCCATTTGGTAGAGGACGATACAACGAAAACATGGCACCTGAGGTGAACATCACACAGTGGCGTAAAGGGTCTCAGTGGTTCGAAGTAAATCGAAAGCTAGCCATAAGCATAGTCCAAGACACGACATTTTACCCGAAATTCGAGAAGTTCTGTAGACCGGCATGCTATGTTGACGAGCACTATTTCCCGACGATGCTGAGCATAGAAGCAAGCAATCAATTAGCAAATAGAAGCATCACTTGGGTGGACTGGTCGAGGGGTGGAGCTCACCCGGCTACCTTTGGAAGATCAGACATAACAGATGAGTTTTTCAAAAGACTTGCTGGGAAACAGCATTGCACATACAATAACAAGAACTCCACAATGTGTTTTCTGTTTGCAAGAAAGTTTGCTCCAAGTGCTTTGGAGCCTTTGTTGCATATGTCCACTAAGTATTTGGGAtattga